A stretch of Shinella zoogloeoides DNA encodes these proteins:
- a CDS encoding MFS transporter, with product MSEHPLPDAALSSGQPPLSALTVTLIILALAVGSFGIGTGEFAIMGLLPDVAATFGVTTAEAGYVISAYALGVVVGAPVIAVIGARYRRRDLLLVLMGLFAAGNLASAVAPTFRSFMLLRFLSGLPHGAYFGVAALVAASMVPVNRRTQAVGKVMLGLTVATLIGTPLAAFFGQLLDWQYMFAAVGVTGLLTVLLIAIFLPRDKAPKGINALTELSALKRKQVWLTLGIAATGFCGMFAVFTYISPIVTEVAGLDVGMVPVIMAIFGCGMIVGNIFGAKLADLSLMRTIGWSLVLYFFVLVSLSLTAHNPILLGLCCFLIGCSFVVGPALQTRLMDVAGNAQTLAAALNHSAFNVANALGALFGGMAITAGYGYGSMGFVGAATAVVGFGIFLLSLSLERMDRAETPACPAE from the coding sequence GTGTCCGAACATCCCCTGCCCGACGCCGCCCTCTCCTCCGGGCAGCCGCCGCTTTCGGCGCTTACCGTCACCCTGATCATCCTGGCGCTTGCCGTCGGCAGCTTCGGCATCGGCACGGGCGAGTTCGCCATCATGGGCCTGCTGCCGGATGTCGCGGCCACCTTCGGCGTGACGACCGCCGAAGCCGGCTATGTCATCAGCGCCTATGCGCTTGGCGTGGTGGTGGGCGCGCCGGTCATCGCCGTCATCGGCGCGCGCTATCGCCGCCGCGACCTGCTGCTGGTGCTGATGGGGCTTTTCGCGGCCGGCAACCTTGCCAGCGCCGTCGCGCCGACCTTCCGGAGCTTCATGCTGCTGCGCTTCCTCTCCGGCCTGCCACATGGCGCCTATTTCGGCGTCGCCGCCCTCGTCGCCGCCTCCATGGTGCCGGTCAACAGGCGCACACAGGCGGTCGGCAAGGTCATGCTGGGCCTCACAGTCGCCACGCTGATCGGCACGCCGCTCGCCGCCTTCTTCGGCCAGCTCCTCGACTGGCAGTACATGTTCGCCGCCGTCGGCGTCACCGGGCTTCTGACCGTCCTGCTGATCGCGATCTTCCTGCCGCGCGACAAGGCCCCGAAGGGCATCAACGCACTGACCGAGCTTTCGGCCCTCAAGCGCAAGCAGGTCTGGTTGACGCTCGGCATCGCGGCGACCGGCTTCTGCGGCATGTTCGCTGTCTTCACCTATATCTCGCCGATCGTCACCGAGGTCGCGGGCCTCGATGTCGGCATGGTTCCGGTCATCATGGCGATCTTCGGCTGCGGCATGATCGTCGGCAACATTTTTGGCGCGAAGCTCGCCGACCTGTCGCTGATGCGCACCATCGGCTGGTCGCTGGTGCTTTATTTCTTCGTGCTGGTCAGCCTGTCGCTGACGGCGCACAATCCGATCCTGCTCGGCCTCTGCTGCTTCCTCATCGGCTGCAGCTTCGTCGTCGGCCCCGCCCTCCAGACACGCCTGATGGATGTCGCCGGCAATGCGCAGACGCTCGCCGCCGCGCTCAACCATTCGGCCTTCAATGTCGCCAACGCGCTCGGCGCGCTCTTCGGCGGCATGGCGATCACCGCCGGCTACGGCTATGGCTCGATGGGCTTCGTGGGCGCGGCAACGGCCGTCGTCGGCTTCGGCATCTTCCTCCTGTCGCTGTCGCTGGAGAGGATGGACCGAGCGGAAACGCCGGCCTGTCCGGCGGAATGA
- a CDS encoding electron transfer flavoprotein-ubiquinone oxidoreductase, which yields MSEEMELPERESMEFDVVIVGAGPAGLSAAIRLKQVNPDLTVVVLEKGSEVGAHILSGAVVDPIGIDRLLPDWREDDSHPFKTEVKDDHFLLLGPAGSVRLPNFAMPPLMNNHGNYIVSLGNVCRWLATKAEELGVEIYPGFAATEVLYNDEGAVIGVATGDMGIERNGEPGPNYTRGMALLGKYTLISEGVRGSLAKQLIAKFDLSKDREPQKFGIGLKELWQVKPENHKPGLVQHSFGWPLGMKTGGGSFLYHLEDNLVAVGFVVHLNYKNPYLFPFEEFQRFKTHPAIRGTFEGGKRLSYGARAITEGGYQSVPKLSFPGGALIGCSAGFVNVPRIKGSHNAVLSGMLAAEKLADAIAAGRANDEPIEIEQGWRDSAIGSDLKKVRNVKPLWSKFGTAVGVALGGLDMWTNTLFGFSFFGTLKHGKTDAASLEPAAKHQRIDYPKPDGVLTFDRLSSVFLSNTNHEEDQPIHLQLKNPELQKTSELDVYAGPSTRYCPAGVYEWVEKDGKDVFVINAQNCVHCKTCDIKDPNQNINWVPPQGGEGPVYPNM from the coding sequence ATGAGCGAAGAAATGGAACTCCCCGAGCGCGAGAGCATGGAATTCGACGTGGTGATCGTCGGCGCGGGGCCTGCGGGTCTGTCTGCGGCGATCCGGCTGAAGCAGGTCAACCCTGATCTCACCGTCGTCGTGCTCGAAAAGGGCTCGGAAGTCGGCGCACATATCCTCTCCGGCGCGGTTGTCGATCCCATCGGCATCGACCGCCTGCTGCCCGACTGGCGCGAGGACGACAGCCATCCCTTCAAGACGGAAGTGAAGGACGACCACTTCCTGCTGCTCGGCCCGGCCGGCTCGGTTCGCCTGCCGAATTTCGCCATGCCGCCGCTGATGAACAACCACGGCAACTACATCGTCTCGCTCGGCAATGTCTGTCGCTGGCTTGCGACCAAGGCGGAAGAACTCGGCGTCGAGATTTATCCCGGCTTCGCCGCGACCGAAGTGCTTTATAATGACGAAGGCGCCGTCATCGGCGTCGCCACCGGCGACATGGGCATCGAGCGCAATGGCGAACCCGGCCCGAACTATACCCGCGGCATGGCGCTGCTCGGCAAGTACACGCTGATCTCCGAGGGCGTGCGCGGCTCGCTCGCCAAGCAGCTCATCGCGAAGTTCGATCTGTCGAAGGATCGCGAGCCGCAAAAGTTCGGCATCGGTCTCAAGGAACTCTGGCAGGTCAAGCCGGAAAACCACAAGCCCGGCCTCGTGCAGCACTCCTTCGGCTGGCCGCTCGGCATGAAGACCGGCGGCGGCTCGTTCCTGTACCACCTGGAGGACAACCTCGTCGCCGTCGGCTTCGTGGTGCACCTCAACTACAAGAATCCCTATCTCTTCCCCTTCGAGGAATTCCAGCGCTTCAAGACGCATCCGGCGATCCGCGGCACCTTCGAAGGCGGCAAGCGCCTCTCCTATGGCGCGCGCGCCATCACCGAAGGCGGCTACCAGTCGGTGCCGAAGCTGTCGTTCCCGGGCGGTGCGCTGATCGGCTGCTCGGCGGGCTTCGTCAACGTGCCGCGCATCAAGGGCAGCCACAATGCGGTGCTGTCCGGCATGCTGGCGGCGGAGAAGCTGGCGGATGCCATTGCCGCGGGCCGCGCCAATGACGAGCCGATCGAGATCGAGCAGGGCTGGCGCGACAGCGCCATCGGCTCGGACCTGAAGAAGGTGCGCAACGTCAAGCCGCTCTGGTCGAAGTTCGGCACGGCCGTGGGCGTCGCGCTCGGCGGCCTCGACATGTGGACGAACACCTTGTTCGGCTTCTCCTTCTTCGGCACGCTGAAACACGGCAAGACGGACGCCGCCTCGCTGGAGCCGGCAGCCAAGCACCAGCGCATCGATTATCCCAAGCCCGACGGCGTGCTGACCTTCGACCGTCTCTCCTCGGTGTTCCTGTCGAACACCAACCACGAGGAAGACCAGCCGATCCATCTCCAGCTCAAGAACCCGGAGCTGCAGAAGACCTCGGAACTCGACGTCTATGCCGGTCCGTCGACGCGCTACTGTCCCGCGGGCGTCTATGAGTGGGTGGAGAAGGACGGCAAGGACGTCTTCGTCATCAACGCCCAGAACTGCGTGCACTGCAAGACCTGTGATATCAAGGACCCCAACCAGAACATCAACTGGGTGCCGCCGCAGGGCGGCGAAGGGCCGGTCTATCCGAACATGTAA
- a CDS encoding diacylglycerol/lipid kinase family protein has translation MRVQAIFNRDGGTFRTTDMEAYARHAEKVFAEAGHHLDCDIVEGTDIEMSLRRCADRTDLDAMLAGGGDGTVSAAAGLAWQSRMPLGIVPAGTMNLFARSLRIPLDIWQAIDALADGDIAAADIGTADDRAFVHQFSAGLHARMVRLRNAMTYRSRLGKIAANTRAALGVILDPPEFEVEFNVDGVEEHRTVSAINVSNNRFGENGLLYADDLTGGHLGFYTTNPLKPAGVAKLAFDILRGKLRENADVTEMTGTEVELHFPKVDRAINCVIDGELLPMDRDVSIRLHPGELKVMVPKVQAEAMATTEPAAA, from the coding sequence ATGAGAGTACAGGCGATTTTCAACAGGGACGGAGGGACGTTCCGCACCACCGACATGGAGGCCTATGCGCGTCACGCGGAAAAGGTCTTCGCCGAGGCGGGGCACCATCTCGACTGCGATATCGTCGAGGGAACCGATATCGAGATGTCGTTGCGCCGCTGCGCGGACCGCACCGATCTCGACGCGATGCTGGCGGGCGGCGGCGACGGCACCGTCTCGGCCGCGGCCGGCCTCGCCTGGCAAAGCCGGATGCCGCTCGGCATCGTTCCTGCCGGCACGATGAACCTTTTCGCGCGCTCGCTGAGGATCCCGCTCGACATCTGGCAGGCCATCGACGCCCTTGCCGATGGCGACATCGCGGCCGCCGATATCGGCACGGCGGACGACCGCGCCTTCGTGCACCAGTTCTCCGCCGGCCTGCATGCTCGCATGGTGCGCCTGCGCAACGCCATGACCTACCGCTCGCGCCTCGGCAAGATCGCCGCCAACACCCGCGCCGCCCTCGGCGTCATCCTCGATCCGCCGGAATTCGAGGTGGAATTCAATGTCGATGGCGTCGAGGAGCACCGGACGGTCTCGGCCATCAACGTCTCCAACAACCGCTTCGGCGAAAACGGCCTGCTCTATGCCGACGACCTGACGGGCGGCCATCTCGGCTTCTACACGACCAATCCGCTGAAGCCAGCGGGCGTTGCAAAGCTCGCCTTCGATATCCTGCGCGGCAAGCTGCGCGAGAATGCCGATGTGACGGAAATGACCGGCACGGAGGTGGAGTTGCATTTCCCGAAGGTCGACCGGGCCATCAATTGCGTCATCGACGGCGAATTGCTGCCGATGGACCGCGACGTCTCGATCCGGCTGCATCCCGGTGAACTGAAGGTGATGGTGCCGAAGGTGCAGGCGGAGGCCATGGCGACGACTGAGCCGGCGGCGGCTTGA
- a CDS encoding ABC transporter permease, translating to MEWFTKFPTMDADSLRDLKKAIDEGFRGFTRAYGDGIEAIFEPLQHFLIWSERFMTKTPWPIILLLIALVAWFGSRNWKIVAGTVVTLLLIGYFDMWDDTMKTVSMIFVCTVLSIVIGIPIGILMSRSDRVQNAINPILDVMQTMPSFVYLIPVVMLLGIGKVPGLIAVVIYAIPPMIRLTNLGIRLVDKDVLEAADAFGSSSWQKLKNVQMPLALPTIMAGINQTIMMALAMVVIASMIGVQGLGQPVLKAISNQYFTLGIFNGLAIVGIAIIFDRVSQAFGARLQKHREIIHG from the coding sequence ATGGAATGGTTCACGAAATTTCCGACAATGGACGCGGATTCGCTGCGCGACCTCAAGAAGGCGATCGATGAAGGCTTTCGCGGCTTCACGCGCGCCTATGGCGACGGCATCGAAGCCATCTTCGAGCCGCTGCAGCACTTCCTGATCTGGTCCGAGCGCTTCATGACGAAGACGCCCTGGCCGATCATTCTCCTCCTTATCGCGCTCGTCGCCTGGTTCGGCAGCCGCAACTGGAAGATCGTCGCCGGCACGGTCGTCACGCTCCTGCTGATCGGCTATTTCGATATGTGGGACGACACGATGAAGACGGTCTCGATGATCTTCGTCTGTACCGTGCTGTCCATCGTCATCGGCATTCCGATCGGCATCCTGATGTCACGGTCGGACCGGGTGCAGAACGCCATCAACCCGATCCTCGACGTCATGCAGACCATGCCGAGCTTCGTCTACCTGATCCCGGTCGTCATGCTGCTCGGCATCGGCAAGGTGCCGGGTCTCATCGCCGTCGTCATCTACGCCATTCCGCCGATGATCCGTCTCACCAACCTCGGCATCCGCCTCGTCGACAAGGACGTGCTGGAAGCTGCCGACGCCTTCGGCTCGTCGAGCTGGCAGAAGCTGAAGAACGTGCAGATGCCGCTGGCGCTGCCCACCATCATGGCCGGCATCAACCAGACGATCATGATGGCGCTCGCCATGGTCGTCATCGCCTCGATGATCGGCGTGCAGGGCCTCGGCCAGCCGGTGCTAAAGGCGATCTCGAACCAGTATTTCACGCTCGGCATCTTCAATGGCCTCGCCATCGTCGGCATCGCGATCATCTTCGACCGCGTCAGCCAGGCTTTTGGCGCGCGCCTGCAGAAGCATCGCGAGATCATCCACGGCTGA
- a CDS encoding ABC transporter substrate-binding protein: MKHLLASTCLVAGLMAMTGAARAECGDLTIASMNWQSAEVLAALDKFILNEGYGCNAEVIVGDTVPTITSMIEKGEPDLAPEGWVDLLPDVVKRGIDEGKLVGAAVALSDGAVQGWWIPKYIADANPDIKTIDDALKHPELFPDPEDKSKGAVHNGPQGWGGTVVTSQLYKAYGGEAANFTLVDTGSAAGLDGSIAKAYERKEGWVGYYWAPTALLGKYEMVKLEHGVPFDAAEWKRCNTVADCPDPKKNDWPKDTVQTLVTKPFSERAGADVMGYLNKRAWSNATVNKLMAWMTDNQASGDDGAKQFLKENEALWKEWVSPEAAEKIKAAL; this comes from the coding sequence ATGAAACATCTTCTTGCTTCCACCTGTCTCGTCGCCGGCCTTATGGCCATGACGGGTGCTGCACGCGCCGAGTGCGGCGACCTGACCATCGCCAGCATGAACTGGCAGAGCGCCGAAGTTCTCGCCGCGCTCGACAAGTTCATCCTGAACGAGGGCTATGGCTGCAACGCCGAGGTCATCGTCGGCGACACGGTTCCGACCATCACCTCGATGATCGAGAAGGGCGAGCCGGACCTGGCGCCGGAAGGTTGGGTGGACCTGTTGCCGGATGTCGTCAAGCGCGGCATCGACGAAGGCAAGCTCGTCGGCGCGGCCGTTGCGCTTTCCGATGGCGCCGTTCAGGGCTGGTGGATCCCGAAATACATCGCCGACGCCAACCCGGACATCAAGACGATCGACGACGCGCTGAAGCATCCCGAACTGTTCCCGGATCCGGAAGACAAGAGCAAGGGCGCCGTGCATAACGGCCCGCAGGGCTGGGGCGGCACGGTCGTGACCAGCCAGCTCTACAAGGCCTATGGCGGGGAAGCTGCGAACTTCACGCTGGTCGACACGGGTTCGGCCGCCGGCCTCGACGGCTCCATCGCCAAGGCCTACGAGCGCAAGGAAGGCTGGGTCGGCTACTACTGGGCCCCGACCGCGCTGCTCGGCAAGTACGAGATGGTGAAGCTGGAGCACGGCGTTCCCTTCGACGCTGCTGAATGGAAGCGCTGCAACACCGTCGCCGACTGCCCGGACCCGAAGAAGAACGACTGGCCGAAGGATACGGTCCAGACGCTCGTGACGAAGCCCTTCTCCGAACGCGCCGGCGCGGACGTGATGGGCTACCTCAACAAGCGGGCCTGGAGCAACGCGACGGTCAACAAGCTGATGGCCTGGATGACCGACAACCAGGCGAGCGGCGACGATGGCGCCAAGCAGTTCCTCAAGGAGAACGAAGCGCTCTGGAAGGAATGGGTCTCGCCGGAAGCCGCCGAGAAGATCAAGGCTGCCCTCTGA
- a CDS encoding L,D-transpeptidase, whose translation MSISRRGFLLGASALLAGCATNGTSDRANYGERLDEKHPMKAMPLDKIKPELRRQEVAYSTDHAAGTIVVDTPARRLYYVLGDGRAMRYGIGVGRQGYSLAGNAYIGRKAEWPSWTPTPNMIRRDPKKNLKYAGGLPGGINNPLGARAIYLYQNGNDTMFRIHGTNQPWSIGQAMSSGCVRMLNHDVIDLYERVKPGGKVHVIQGRREA comes from the coding sequence ATGTCGATTTCCCGCCGCGGATTCCTGCTCGGCGCATCCGCATTGCTTGCGGGCTGCGCGACGAACGGCACGAGCGATCGCGCCAATTACGGCGAACGCCTGGACGAGAAGCATCCGATGAAGGCGATGCCGCTTGACAAGATCAAGCCGGAACTGCGCCGCCAGGAGGTCGCCTATTCGACCGATCATGCGGCGGGAACCATCGTCGTCGATACGCCCGCGCGCCGGCTCTACTATGTCCTGGGTGACGGCAGGGCGATGCGCTACGGCATCGGCGTCGGCCGGCAGGGCTATTCGCTGGCGGGCAACGCCTATATTGGCCGCAAGGCGGAATGGCCGAGCTGGACGCCGACGCCCAACATGATCCGCCGCGATCCCAAGAAGAACCTGAAATATGCAGGCGGCCTTCCGGGCGGCATCAATAACCCGCTCGGCGCGCGCGCCATCTATCTCTACCAGAACGGCAACGATACCATGTTCCGCATCCACGGCACCAACCAGCCATGGTCGATCGGGCAGGCCATGTCGAGCGGCTGCGTGCGCATGCTCAATCATGACGTGATCGACCTCTACGAGCGGGTGAAGCCGGGCGGCAAGGTCCACGTCATCCAGGGCCGCCGCGAGGCCTGA